In Cupriavidus taiwanensis, the following proteins share a genomic window:
- a CDS encoding TetR family transcriptional regulator has product MSTEPKTKRDPEGTRRRILAAATEEFAKGGLAGARVDQIARRAETNERMLYYYYGSKEGLFLAVLEKQYANFRAAEEQLHLVDEDPVEGVRTLARFVWDWYYEHPEFIRLVNSENLHEARHLKKSAQLQQLINPVVDVLADVIRRGQQQGLFRDHIDVPQFYLTISALGYYVLSNRYTISAVIGRDVASQQEHERFAELHTDMLLSYLKKP; this is encoded by the coding sequence ATGTCAACAGAGCCCAAGACCAAACGCGACCCGGAAGGGACGCGCCGACGCATCCTCGCTGCGGCCACCGAGGAATTCGCCAAGGGCGGTCTGGCCGGCGCCCGCGTCGACCAGATTGCCCGGCGCGCGGAGACCAACGAGCGCATGCTGTATTACTACTACGGCAGCAAGGAGGGCCTGTTCCTGGCGGTGCTCGAGAAGCAATACGCAAACTTCCGCGCCGCCGAAGAGCAACTGCACCTGGTCGACGAAGACCCCGTCGAGGGCGTGCGCACGCTGGCCCGCTTCGTCTGGGACTGGTACTACGAGCACCCCGAGTTCATCCGCCTGGTCAACAGCGAGAACCTGCACGAGGCGCGCCACCTGAAGAAGTCCGCGCAGCTGCAGCAGCTGATCAACCCGGTGGTCGACGTGCTTGCCGACGTGATCCGGCGCGGCCAGCAGCAGGGATTGTTCCGCGACCATATCGACGTGCCGCAGTTCTACCTGACGATTTCCGCGCTGGGCTACTACGTGCTGTCGAACCGCTACACCATCAGTGCCGTGATCGGCCGCGACGTGGCATCGCAGCAGGAGCACGAGCGCTTTGCCGAACTGCACACGGACATGCTGCTGAGCTACCTGAAGAAGCCCTGA
- a CDS encoding polyhydroxyalkanoate depolymerase — protein sequence MLYQLHEFQRSILHPLTAWAQATAKTFTNPLSPMSLVPGAPRLAAGYELLYRLGKEYEKPAFDIKSVRSNGRDIPIVEQTVLEKPFCKLLRFKRYADDPETIKLLKDEPVVLVAAPLSGHHATLLRDTVRTLLQDHKVYVTDWIDARMVPVEEGAFHLSDYIYYIQEFIRHIGAENLHVISVCQPTVPVLAAISLMASAGEKTPRTMTMMGGPIDARKSPTAVNSLATNKSYEWFENNVIYTVPANYPGHGRRVYPGFLQHAGFVAMNPDRHLSSHYDYYLSLVEGDADDAEAHVRFYDEYNAVLDMAAEYYLDTIREVFQEFRLANGTWAIDGKPVRPQDIKSTALMTIEGELDDISGAGQTAAAHDLCAGIPKNRKQHLNAERCGHYGIFSGRRWREDIYPQLRDFIRKYHQAPVAVASK from the coding sequence ATGCTCTATCAATTGCATGAGTTCCAGCGCTCGATCCTGCACCCGCTGACCGCGTGGGCCCAGGCGACCGCCAAGACCTTCACCAACCCCCTCAGCCCGATGTCGCTGGTACCTGGCGCGCCCCGCCTGGCCGCCGGCTACGAACTGCTGTACCGGCTTGGCAAGGAATACGAAAAACCGGCGTTCGATATCAAGTCGGTGCGCTCCAACGGGCGCGACATCCCCATCGTCGAACAGACCGTGCTGGAAAAGCCCTTCTGCAAGCTGCTGCGCTTCAAGCGCTATGCCGACGATCCGGAAACCATCAAGCTGCTCAAGGACGAGCCCGTGGTGCTGGTGGCCGCGCCGCTGTCGGGCCACCATGCCACGCTGCTGCGCGACACGGTGCGCACGCTGCTGCAGGACCACAAGGTCTACGTCACCGACTGGATCGACGCGCGCATGGTGCCGGTCGAGGAAGGCGCCTTCCACCTGTCGGACTACATCTACTACATCCAGGAATTCATCCGCCATATCGGCGCCGAGAACCTGCACGTGATCTCGGTATGCCAGCCCACGGTACCGGTGCTGGCGGCGATTTCGCTGATGGCGTCCGCCGGCGAGAAGACGCCGCGCACCATGACCATGATGGGCGGCCCGATCGACGCCCGCAAAAGCCCGACCGCGGTCAACTCGCTGGCGACCAACAAGTCCTACGAGTGGTTCGAGAACAACGTCATCTACACCGTGCCGGCCAACTACCCCGGCCACGGCCGCCGCGTCTACCCGGGCTTCCTGCAGCATGCCGGCTTTGTCGCGATGAACCCGGACCGGCACCTGTCGTCGCACTATGACTACTACCTGAGCCTGGTCGAGGGCGATGCCGACGACGCCGAGGCGCACGTGCGCTTCTACGACGAATACAACGCGGTGCTCGACATGGCCGCCGAGTATTACCTCGACACCATCCGCGAGGTGTTCCAGGAATTCCGCCTGGCCAACGGCACCTGGGCCATCGACGGCAAGCCCGTGCGCCCGCAGGACATCAAGAGCACGGCGCTGATGACCATCGAGGGCGAGCTCGACGACATCTCCGGCGCGGGCCAGACCGCCGCCGCGCACGACCTGTGCGCCGGCATCCCGAAAAACCGCAAGCAGCACCTGAACGCCGAGCGTTGCGGCCACTACGGGATCTTCTCGGGCCGGCGCTGGCGCGAGGACATCTACCCGCAGCTGCGCGACTTTATCCGCAAGTACCACCAGGCCCCGGTGGCCGTGGCCAGCAAGTAA